A single genomic interval of Deltaproteobacteria bacterium harbors:
- a CDS encoding cardiolipin synthase ClsB, with translation MDRVTATRLTHGNLVELLTNGHGAFPEMLSAIHGARQRVSLETFILRLDETGKQFLDALIDAARRGVEVRLLIDSIGSLSVNHGNLAGLLRAGGEVRFFNPFTSWTIARINNRDHRKILVVDGWVAFMGGQNLADNYDGDGFSGFRDTAVRVEGPAALEAERIFAQSWQQGGWGWFGKDLPIVGAGLIKRGMDTPFRLLGLGNDFKPPVSRQATSGGVGVRAVSSSPDWMASRLLDMYLLAINSARERIYITNSYFVPPAILVRALIEAADRGVDVRLLLPDKPDKPVIGELSRAAWGPLLGHGVRIYEWHHSMLHAKTIVVDGEWSSVGSCNLNSRGFFLNYEANFAITDRAFGAAMERQFLKDIEQAEEITFRRWQRRSLFEKIKEKLFLVLKGQF, from the coding sequence ATGGACAGGGTCACAGCCACCCGGCTCACCCACGGGAACCTTGTGGAATTGCTTACCAACGGCCACGGAGCGTTTCCAGAGATGCTTTCTGCCATTCATGGGGCCCGGCAGCGCGTCTCTTTGGAGACGTTTATCCTGCGGCTGGACGAGACGGGAAAGCAGTTCCTTGATGCCCTTATCGACGCTGCCAGGCGCGGAGTGGAGGTTCGCCTCCTCATCGACTCAATCGGCAGCCTCTCGGTCAATCACGGGAATCTGGCGGGGCTGCTTCGGGCGGGCGGCGAGGTACGCTTCTTCAACCCGTTCACGAGCTGGACAATCGCCCGCATCAACAATCGCGACCACCGCAAGATCCTCGTCGTAGACGGCTGGGTAGCCTTCATGGGCGGGCAGAACCTGGCAGACAACTACGACGGCGACGGTTTTTCCGGGTTCCGCGACACGGCCGTACGCGTGGAAGGACCTGCCGCTCTCGAAGCCGAAAGAATCTTCGCCCAGTCCTGGCAGCAGGGCGGCTGGGGATGGTTCGGGAAGGACCTGCCCATTGTAGGGGCAGGCTTGATCAAACGTGGCATGGACACCCCCTTCAGGCTGCTGGGACTGGGAAATGACTTCAAGCCGCCGGTATCTCGGCAAGCCACCAGCGGAGGAGTGGGAGTTCGGGCAGTGTCGTCCTCACCGGATTGGATGGCCAGCCGGCTCCTCGACATGTACCTCCTCGCCATCAACAGCGCGCGGGAGCGAATCTATATCACCAACAGCTATTTCGTCCCGCCGGCTATCCTGGTAAGGGCTCTGATCGAGGCGGCTGACCGGGGTGTGGACGTCCGCCTCCTGCTGCCGGACAAACCCGACAAACCAGTCATCGGCGAGTTGAGCAGGGCCGCCTGGGGCCCGTTGCTCGGCCACGGGGTCAGAATCTACGAGTGGCACCATTCCATGCTTCACGCCAAGACCATTGTTGTAGACGGCGAGTGGTCCTCCGTGGGAAGTTGCAATCTCAACAGCCGGGGGTTCTTTCTCAACTACGAGGCCAACTTCGCAATAACCGACCGGGCCTTTGGCGCCGCAATGGAGCGGCAGTTCCTGAAGGACATCGAACAGGCCGAGGAGATCACCTTCAGACGGTGGCAACGCCGGTCACTCTTCGAGAAGATCAAGGAAAAGCTCTTCTTAGTCTTGAAGGGGCAGTTCTGA
- a CDS encoding extracellular solute-binding protein, translating to MKTKPLLFAVLLIFFAMAAGAAAGENPKAYELIQWNSPKPISQRIGGPTYILPDGWKQAVAGVKRIKVSNFGALKHDPATVQNAKRFEELTGIKVQLLPWAEPPIVAKTISIFAAKSPAVDVLCYDHPTTYAQMVAGGWLHPIDPLWDDPEVWKLYAAPLKQGLKAPDGHIYGSIGQTKTMMLYYRPSVVPNPPETWVGLREIAKGVTTDKMWGYVFSAGGEMDIIYPLRDMIYSQGGRLVDVKRQRIVIDSPEGRNAWKMLSDMVLVDKSAPTSVLEYSWMGVSDMFAMGKAAMIMTHTVDANRYQDRKKAPGIQGDWAVTLPPKWDDAKPDSDHASYLDIDGYMINTYINDRQKAAGMLFLDFMRSYEASYRELIVEGNEAAVLSVYNNSDASKIPVPKARQAAMRNAVLETFPPAGRALTDVLMEYFGETIGGKMKPMEALEKCQKVLDDYAVPE from the coding sequence ATGAAAACCAAACCTTTGCTTTTCGCCGTATTGCTGATCTTTTTTGCCATGGCCGCAGGAGCTGCGGCCGGAGAGAATCCCAAAGCCTATGAGCTGATTCAATGGAATTCTCCCAAGCCCATCAGCCAGCGGATCGGAGGTCCCACTTACATCCTCCCCGACGGCTGGAAACAGGCTGTTGCCGGAGTGAAGAGGATCAAGGTCTCCAATTTCGGCGCTCTGAAGCACGATCCGGCCACGGTTCAGAACGCCAAGAGGTTCGAGGAGTTGACAGGGATCAAGGTGCAGCTCCTGCCGTGGGCTGAGCCGCCCATCGTGGCCAAGACCATATCCATATTCGCTGCCAAGAGCCCGGCCGTGGATGTTCTCTGTTACGACCACCCTACCACATATGCCCAGATGGTGGCGGGTGGATGGCTCCACCCGATCGATCCCCTCTGGGATGATCCGGAAGTATGGAAGCTCTATGCCGCGCCTCTGAAGCAAGGGCTCAAGGCCCCGGACGGCCACATCTACGGCTCCATAGGCCAGACCAAGACGATGATGCTCTACTACAGGCCCTCGGTGGTCCCAAATCCCCCTGAAACATGGGTCGGCCTCAGGGAGATAGCAAAGGGGGTAACAACGGACAAGATGTGGGGGTATGTATTTTCGGCCGGCGGTGAGATGGACATCATCTATCCTCTCCGGGACATGATTTACTCTCAAGGGGGGAGGCTTGTGGACGTCAAGAGGCAGAGGATCGTCATCGATTCGCCCGAGGGAAGAAACGCCTGGAAGATGCTCAGCGATATGGTTCTCGTAGACAAGTCCGCTCCCACCTCCGTGCTCGAGTACTCGTGGATGGGTGTTTCGGACATGTTTGCAATGGGCAAGGCTGCCATGATCATGACCCACACGGTCGATGCCAACCGGTATCAGGACCGGAAAAAGGCACCCGGAATCCAGGGGGATTGGGCCGTCACACTGCCGCCCAAATGGGATGATGCGAAGCCGGACAGTGATCATGCATCCTATCTCGACATAGACGGTTATATGATCAACACGTACATAAACGACCGGCAGAAGGCCGCAGGCATGCTCTTCCTGGATTTCATGAGGAGCTATGAGGCGAGTTACAGGGAGCTCATCGTCGAGGGGAACGAGGCCGCTGTTCTGTCGGTATACAACAACTCCGATGCGAGCAAGATCCCCGTGCCAAAGGCAAGACAGGCTGCCATGAGAAACGCGGTGCTTGAGACCTTCCCGCCTGCCGGAAGGGCCCTCACAGACGTCCTCATGGAATACTTCGGCGAGACTATCGGGGGAAAGATGAAGCCCATGGAGGCACTGGAAAAGTGCCAGAAAGTGCTTGACGATTACGCTGTACCTGAATGA
- a CDS encoding alcohol dehydrogenase catalytic domain-containing protein, which produces MRRVVIPEPRRVLLEDVPEPEREGDQALLRVRYVGICGSDVHTYRGSNLLAKYPVVPGHELCWEVIESGEGFSPGETVVVEPLLPCGHCYPCRIGRYNCCENLKVLGVHVDGGMAEEIVLPGRLLYRLAPGADPSCAPLVETLSIGYHACDRGRVRQGDDVLVIGAGPVGSCAALVAKERGARVAALDTVESRLGILREMGIDFCLRAEGDVEKEVVRLFGSNPTVVIEAAGSPETLELGLQVLSAAGRMVFLGWTAESPRWRPDHFLRRELELVASRNSAGIFPQVVEFYGKNQDKVRRLVTHRFKMDRIEEAMRLADTSGSDTMKVIMEW; this is translated from the coding sequence GTGCGGAGAGTCGTCATCCCGGAACCGCGCAGAGTATTGCTAGAAGATGTGCCTGAACCTGAAAGAGAGGGAGACCAGGCCCTGCTCAGGGTCCGCTACGTGGGTATCTGCGGGAGTGACGTCCACACCTATCGAGGATCGAATCTGCTGGCGAAGTATCCCGTCGTTCCCGGCCACGAGTTGTGCTGGGAGGTGATCGAATCCGGAGAGGGATTCTCTCCGGGTGAGACGGTCGTCGTCGAACCCCTCTTGCCGTGCGGCCATTGCTATCCCTGTCGGATAGGCCGGTACAACTGCTGTGAAAACCTCAAGGTCTTGGGGGTCCATGTCGACGGAGGGATGGCAGAGGAGATCGTCCTGCCGGGCAGGCTCCTCTACCGGCTGGCCCCTGGAGCAGACCCTTCCTGTGCGCCCCTTGTAGAGACCCTGAGCATCGGATACCATGCCTGTGACCGCGGAAGGGTGAGGCAGGGAGACGATGTCCTGGTCATCGGGGCAGGGCCTGTCGGGTCTTGCGCGGCTCTTGTTGCCAAGGAGAGAGGGGCCAGGGTCGCCGCCCTCGATACTGTCGAGTCCCGCCTCGGTATTTTGAGGGAGATGGGGATCGACTTCTGCCTCCGTGCAGAGGGGGATGTCGAAAAGGAGGTCGTCCGCCTCTTCGGCTCGAACCCCACCGTGGTGATCGAGGCCGCCGGAAGCCCGGAGACCCTGGAGTTGGGGCTTCAAGTCCTCTCTGCGGCCGGCCGCATGGTTTTTCTTGGTTGGACAGCGGAGTCTCCCAGGTGGAGGCCCGATCACTTTCTAAGGAGGGAACTCGAGCTCGTGGCTTCTCGGAACAGTGCGGGAATCTTCCCCCAAGTGGTTGAGTTCTACGGGAAGAACCAGGACAAGGTGAGGCGCCTCGTCACCCACAGGTTCAAGATGGACCGGATCGAAGAGGCCATGAGGCTCGCAGACACTTCGGGCTCCGACACCATGAAGGTGATCATGGAATGGTGA
- a CDS encoding glycosyltransferase family 39 protein — MSLYYLDIMDVEDYRATARAYFLSLAVFAVLLFLVGLGRRDLWGSDEPRVAGIGAEMARSGEILVPRLNGEPFLEKPPLYFWISAASFHLLGENTYAARLPSALAAIGGVILIFFLCRNMGFPPMSAFLSGMMLATSGEYWAIGRRCILDMLLCFSVLGAMLCFYNAAVRFREKERVEAGFLWSGGFVFFLSCAVMTKGLIGLVVPASALLFWLTSRVVVNREFCVKSWAVLLIGSVLCLVPAGIWVLLLYKKQGWGAVYDVVWLNNFGRFTGEHPGHKAPFYFYLPKFPAQFLPWTILVPLGLVYHYKRIRKGDSNSLFMLCWLVPPFVLLSAASGKRPLYLLPLYPAAALFVAAATGSIIEERRGSTGFRVLRLCQTAALLLLVGFLVADTVVLPMRNRKESYEPLFEYYRKIDNGGKEVALYKPSERIRGAAVFYMKKKVPVIRDAEELMGFLGSRHRLALSRAGSVEGVRGLEITRSFQIDHRRWVFVKLDR; from the coding sequence TTGTCCCTATACTACCTCGACATCATGGACGTCGAGGACTATCGGGCCACAGCCAGGGCATATTTCTTGTCCCTTGCCGTTTTTGCGGTCTTGTTGTTCCTGGTCGGTCTCGGCCGGCGGGATCTCTGGGGTTCGGATGAACCGAGGGTTGCCGGAATCGGGGCCGAGATGGCAAGATCAGGCGAGATTCTCGTTCCGAGGCTCAACGGTGAGCCTTTTCTGGAAAAACCCCCCCTCTACTTCTGGATAAGTGCGGCGAGCTTCCATCTGTTGGGCGAGAACACGTATGCCGCCAGGCTCCCCTCGGCTCTGGCGGCCATCGGCGGAGTGATCCTCATCTTTTTCCTGTGCCGGAACATGGGGTTCCCACCCATGTCGGCGTTTCTCTCGGGAATGATGCTGGCCACCTCCGGAGAATACTGGGCCATCGGGCGGAGGTGCATCCTCGATATGTTGCTCTGTTTCTCCGTACTGGGGGCCATGCTGTGTTTCTACAATGCCGCCGTCCGGTTCCGGGAAAAGGAGAGAGTGGAGGCAGGGTTTTTGTGGAGCGGGGGGTTCGTGTTTTTCCTGTCATGTGCCGTAATGACCAAGGGGTTGATAGGCCTTGTCGTGCCTGCCTCAGCCCTCTTGTTCTGGTTGACTTCCAGGGTGGTGGTGAACAGGGAATTCTGTGTCAAATCCTGGGCGGTTCTGCTTATCGGCTCGGTGCTGTGTCTCGTTCCGGCCGGAATATGGGTCTTGCTCCTGTACAAGAAACAGGGATGGGGCGCGGTCTATGATGTGGTCTGGTTGAACAATTTCGGCCGGTTTACGGGCGAACATCCCGGTCACAAGGCGCCGTTCTACTTCTATCTGCCGAAATTTCCAGCCCAGTTTCTGCCGTGGACGATCCTCGTTCCTTTGGGTCTTGTGTATCATTACAAAAGAATAAGAAAAGGGGATAGTAACTCTCTTTTCATGCTGTGCTGGCTCGTCCCTCCCTTTGTCCTCCTCTCCGCTGCCTCGGGGAAGAGGCCTCTCTATCTTCTACCCCTGTATCCGGCAGCGGCTCTTTTCGTGGCTGCAGCGACAGGAAGCATTATCGAAGAGAGGAGAGGATCGACGGGATTTCGAGTGTTGAGGCTATGCCAAACGGCAGCCTTGCTGCTGCTGGTGGGGTTTCTGGTCGCCGATACCGTGGTCCTTCCGATGAGGAACAGGAAAGAATCATATGAACCACTCTTTGAATACTACAGGAAGATCGACAATGGGGGGAAGGAAGTCGCTCTCTACAAACCGTCGGAAAGGATCCGCGGAGCAGCCGTATTCTATATGAAAAAGAAGGTTCCGGTAATCCGTGATGCAGAAGAATTGATGGGGTTTCTCGGATCCAGGCACAGGCTGGCTCTTTCAAGGGCAGGATCTGTCGAGGGCGTCAGAGGTCTGGAAATCACAAGAAGCTTCCAGATCGACCACAGGAGGTGGGTCTTCGTCAAGCTCGACCGTTAG
- a CDS encoding sugar ABC transporter permease yields the protein MRLSDRWYGFILNLPGLVIVLLWVLFPTFLLVYTSFLRYDNIHPVIFNGLGNYTALFKHRLFWLSLRKVAQFCVGTTSLTLFGGMALALSMVKITKGAWIFRSLMILPWAVPAVVSGIIWKWMFNPDFGVVSDLLMKVGLLEKPLSIYGNFDLAMLGVIIADSWTRIPFMGIILLAALLSVPQELYEAAKVDGAATLHRFAFITLPLVKGPAMVGLLITTMFSFRTIDIIIPLTAGGPGRATYVFGYYIWDQIIKTLNFGMAAAAGMVLFFMTSLIAAAFVYVSRGET from the coding sequence ATGAGACTGTCCGACCGCTGGTACGGGTTCATCCTGAACCTCCCGGGGCTGGTTATCGTTCTGCTCTGGGTCCTTTTCCCCACCTTTCTCCTGGTCTACACGAGCTTCCTCCGGTATGACAACATCCATCCGGTCATCTTCAACGGCCTGGGCAACTACACCGCCCTCTTCAAACACCGGCTCTTCTGGCTCAGCCTCCGAAAAGTCGCCCAGTTCTGCGTCGGTACCACATCCCTCACACTGTTTGGGGGGATGGCCCTCGCTCTCTCCATGGTCAAGATCACCAAGGGGGCCTGGATCTTCAGGTCCCTCATGATACTTCCCTGGGCAGTGCCGGCGGTCGTCTCGGGAATCATCTGGAAGTGGATGTTCAACCCCGACTTCGGGGTGGTCAGTGATCTGCTCATGAAGGTGGGCCTGTTAGAGAAGCCGCTGAGTATTTACGGGAACTTCGACCTGGCCATGTTGGGGGTGATCATTGCCGACAGCTGGACCCGGATCCCCTTCATGGGCATCATCCTCCTGGCTGCCCTTCTGAGCGTCCCGCAGGAACTCTATGAAGCGGCGAAGGTAGACGGTGCAGCCACTCTCCATCGATTCGCCTTTATCACCCTTCCCCTAGTCAAGGGGCCCGCCATGGTGGGTCTGCTCATTACCACCATGTTCTCCTTCCGAACCATAGACATCATCATCCCCCTGACGGCAGGGGGACCCGGAAGGGCGACCTACGTCTTCGGTTACTACATCTGGGATCAGATAATAAAGACACTCAACTTCGGAATGGCCGCCGCCGCCGGGATGGTCCTCTTCTTTATGACCAGCCTGATAGCCGCTGCTTTCGTATACGTTTCAAGGGGAGAGACCTGA
- a CDS encoding carbohydrate ABC transporter permease translates to MMEKIFGGRALPYTTAVILLGLMMLPVYWTTVTAFKPDEETYVFPPVYFPHKPTIEPFKLLFEDYPFGSYLKNSIVMTLTTTLIVTGIGVLAGYGLSQFRFRWTNTLLWILIFTRIIPPLSLLLPFYLLVSWLGLVDTLWSMILANVYLTYPFAVLIMKAFFDNFPRDLIDAAVVDGCSRTGALFKIVIPVSATAIASAAIITYLWTWNEFIYAFVFTSTPSAQPVTVGCFDAIGDIFVNWNQMCAGSLVAALPGIIFVFIAQRYLVSGLASGALKF, encoded by the coding sequence ATGATGGAAAAGATCTTTGGGGGACGCGCGCTGCCGTACACGACTGCCGTGATACTTCTGGGCCTCATGATGTTGCCGGTCTACTGGACCACGGTAACCGCATTCAAGCCTGATGAGGAAACATACGTCTTCCCGCCCGTCTACTTTCCCCACAAGCCGACCATCGAACCCTTCAAGCTGCTCTTTGAAGACTACCCATTCGGTTCGTACCTGAAAAACTCGATCGTCATGACCCTGACCACCACCTTGATCGTCACGGGGATCGGCGTACTGGCCGGATACGGGCTGAGCCAGTTCAGATTCAGGTGGACCAATACCCTCCTGTGGATACTCATCTTCACACGTATCATCCCGCCCCTCTCCCTGCTTCTCCCCTTCTACCTGCTGGTGAGTTGGCTCGGGCTTGTCGATACGCTCTGGAGCATGATCCTGGCCAACGTCTACCTCACCTACCCCTTTGCCGTTCTCATCATGAAAGCCTTCTTCGACAATTTTCCCAGAGATCTCATTGATGCGGCGGTGGTCGACGGATGCTCGAGAACAGGAGCGCTCTTCAAGATAGTCATCCCGGTGAGCGCAACGGCCATCGCCTCGGCAGCGATAATCACCTATCTGTGGACCTGGAACGAGTTCATCTACGCCTTTGTTTTTACCTCGACCCCCTCGGCCCAGCCCGTAACCGTCGGCTGCTTCGATGCGATAGGCGACATATTCGTAAACTGGAACCAGATGTGTGCCGGTTCACTCGTGGCCGCCCTGCCCGGGATAATCTTCGTCTTTATCGCCCAGAGATATCTCGTCAGCGGTCTTGCGTCCGGTGCCTTGAAGTTCTGA
- a CDS encoding MFS transporter: protein MKGERGRAVWSWCMYDWANSAFATTIMAAVLPAYYSSVAGVGLGRTTASSYWGYTNTIAMFTVAVLAPILGAMADHGGARKKYLATFASLGILSTGLMVLIGTGDWLMASLLYIFGRIGFAGGNIFYDALLPHVADEDRIDQVSAYGYAFGYLGGGLLLLLNLLAIMKPALFGLPGAAWGSRLSFLSVALWWALFSIPLFKNVGEPPARRIEGESDSPLRAGFQRLASTLREIRRFREAFKFLIAFWLYNDGIGTIIVMAVIFGAEVNIGQSTLIGAILAVQFIGFPCSILYGLLARRLGAKNSILLGLVVYTGIAIGGYFLKTALHFWILAFLVGTVQGGTQALSRSLFGSMIPRFRTAEFFGFYDVSSKFAGILGPLIFGIVGQITGTSRLSVVSLIVFFIGGGLLLLKVRPEEGARMARQTEA from the coding sequence ATGAAAGGAGAGAGAGGACGGGCCGTCTGGAGCTGGTGCATGTACGACTGGGCCAACTCGGCCTTTGCCACCACGATCATGGCCGCGGTCCTTCCGGCATACTACAGCTCTGTTGCAGGAGTCGGCCTGGGCAGAACAACTGCCAGCAGCTACTGGGGTTACACGAACACGATCGCCATGTTCACCGTGGCCGTTCTCGCTCCTATTCTCGGTGCCATGGCCGATCACGGTGGGGCGCGGAAGAAGTACTTGGCGACTTTTGCGTCTCTGGGGATTCTTTCGACCGGGCTCATGGTTCTGATCGGGACAGGCGACTGGTTGATGGCCTCCCTCCTTTACATCTTCGGGCGTATCGGATTTGCAGGGGGGAACATCTTCTATGATGCCCTTCTACCCCATGTGGCGGACGAGGATCGGATCGATCAGGTTTCGGCATACGGGTATGCTTTCGGCTATCTCGGCGGGGGACTGCTTCTCCTGCTCAACCTGCTCGCAATCATGAAGCCGGCGCTCTTCGGGCTCCCCGGTGCGGCATGGGGGTCCCGTCTCTCATTTCTCTCTGTAGCCCTCTGGTGGGCTCTCTTCTCCATCCCTCTGTTCAAGAACGTGGGAGAGCCCCCGGCTCGCCGAATAGAGGGCGAGAGCGACAGTCCCCTCCGGGCGGGTTTCCAGAGGCTCGCCTCCACCTTGAGGGAGATCAGGCGCTTCAGAGAGGCGTTCAAGTTTCTCATCGCTTTCTGGCTTTACAATGATGGGATAGGGACTATCATCGTCATGGCGGTGATTTTCGGCGCAGAGGTGAACATAGGGCAATCCACTCTCATCGGGGCGATCCTGGCGGTTCAGTTTATCGGGTTTCCCTGTTCGATCCTCTACGGGCTTCTGGCAAGGCGTCTTGGCGCCAAGAACTCGATTCTGCTGGGCCTTGTGGTCTACACGGGTATCGCCATCGGCGGCTACTTCCTGAAGACGGCCCTTCATTTTTGGATCCTCGCTTTCCTGGTGGGAACCGTACAAGGAGGCACCCAGGCTCTGAGTCGATCCCTTTTTGGGAGTATGATTCCGCGGTTCAGGACTGCGGAGTTTTTTGGATTCTATGATGTGAGCTCAAAATTCGCCGGCATCCTCGGCCCTCTCATCTTCGGGATAGTGGGCCAGATTACGGGCACCAGCCGCCTCAGCGTCGTCTCGCTGATCGTGTTCTTCATCGGTGGAGGGCTCCTGCTCTTGAAGGTGAGGCCGGAGGAGGGAGCACGTATGGCCCGCCAGACAGAGGCATAG
- a CDS encoding DMT family transporter: MRSSRSLALTEGVLTTVIWASSFVFIKMGLAYLKPITLAGMRYFTAFLLLLPIMAYRGDLKRPLARDQWIILFVMGLCAYTIGNGALFWGLRYLPAVTGSFLFSLLPLPVVLLGIVWLKEKPNPWQVAGFLVALAGSGVFFYRGLSAREPLAVGVVSMGVLAFSFYGVFSRRLARQGDVSITQMTAIPLGFGGGILLLIGLLGEGAFTLSLPGIAVVLWLAVVNTVVAYLLFYRSLRVLAAFELHVILNLSPIGTFGLAALMLGERLTTIQIGGMITVMAGVSLVQWRR; this comes from the coding sequence TTGAGATCGAGCCGCTCCCTGGCCCTCACCGAAGGGGTGCTCACAACGGTCATCTGGGCCTCTTCCTTTGTCTTCATCAAGATGGGGCTTGCCTACCTGAAGCCCATAACTCTTGCGGGCATGCGTTACTTCACGGCCTTCCTCCTCCTTCTCCCCATCATGGCCTACCGGGGGGACCTGAAGCGCCCCCTGGCCCGGGATCAGTGGATCATCCTTTTCGTAATGGGCCTGTGCGCCTACACCATAGGCAACGGCGCCCTTTTCTGGGGCCTGAGGTATCTTCCCGCTGTCACCGGATCTTTTCTTTTCAGCCTTCTCCCCCTTCCCGTGGTTCTCCTCGGTATCGTATGGCTCAAGGAAAAGCCGAACCCGTGGCAGGTTGCGGGCTTCCTCGTCGCCCTGGCGGGAAGCGGTGTCTTCTTTTACCGCGGCCTCAGTGCCAGGGAGCCCCTCGCCGTGGGTGTCGTATCGATGGGGGTCCTTGCCTTCTCCTTCTACGGTGTTTTCAGCAGGAGACTGGCCAGACAAGGGGATGTAAGCATCACCCAGATGACCGCCATCCCCCTGGGTTTCGGCGGGGGTATCCTCCTCCTGATAGGCCTCCTCGGAGAAGGGGCTTTCACCCTCTCTCTGCCGGGAATCGCCGTCGTTCTCTGGCTTGCGGTCGTCAACACGGTGGTTGCCTATCTGTTGTTCTACCGTTCCCTCAGGGTCCTGGCCGCATTTGAACTCCACGTCATCCTCAATCTCTCGCCCATAGGGACCTTCGGCCTGGCCGCATTGATGCTGGGTGAGCGCCTCACCACCATACAGATTGGCGGGATGATAACGGTCATGGCCGGGGTCAGTCTGGTGCAGTGGAGGAGGTGA
- a CDS encoding 2-dehydro-3-deoxyglucarate aldolase — protein sequence MKNPLKAALREGQSQIGSWLTLCSPISARFMARAGFRWLTVDMEHSSVNWETAAWMFAMIADAGCVPLARIPSNSHENIKRALDNGAFGIVVPMVKTAEEAAAAVAATRYHPAGNRSVGGSLHCLNFGVNPEEYYAQASGEIFVAVQTEHIDSVCNAEEICSVEGVDAIFVGPNDLLQSMGKTPVMDSDDREFVDALRHLRETAATHGVSPGIHTLTPEQAKRRLDQGWRFLAIASDLRFLVSAARNALREVGLEGAGEGSRY from the coding sequence GTGAAAAATCCCCTGAAAGCCGCACTCAGGGAGGGCCAGTCACAGATCGGCAGTTGGTTGACCCTTTGCAGTCCCATCAGTGCTCGCTTCATGGCGCGGGCGGGCTTCAGGTGGCTTACCGTCGACATGGAGCACAGCTCTGTCAATTGGGAGACCGCGGCATGGATGTTTGCGATGATAGCCGATGCCGGGTGCGTTCCCCTGGCCCGGATCCCCTCCAATTCCCACGAGAACATCAAAAGGGCACTCGACAACGGCGCCTTTGGAATCGTGGTGCCCATGGTGAAGACGGCCGAAGAGGCCGCGGCCGCGGTGGCTGCGACGCGCTACCACCCGGCCGGCAACAGGAGCGTGGGCGGGAGCCTCCACTGCCTCAACTTCGGGGTCAACCCGGAAGAGTACTATGCCCAGGCGAGCGGCGAGATATTCGTGGCGGTCCAGACAGAGCACATCGACTCGGTCTGCAATGCCGAGGAGATCTGTTCCGTCGAGGGGGTCGATGCGATCTTTGTCGGCCCCAATGACCTACTGCAGTCCATGGGCAAGACCCCTGTCATGGACTCGGATGATCGGGAGTTCGTCGATGCCCTCCGTCACTTGCGGGAGACAGCGGCTACCCATGGGGTCTCACCGGGCATCCACACCCTCACCCCGGAACAGGCAAAGCGGCGCCTCGATCAGGGGTGGCGCTTCCTCGCCATTGCAAGCGACCTGCGCTTTCTCGTCAGCGCTGCCAGGAATGCGCTGAGAGAGGTCGGCCTTGAGGGGGCCGGCGAGGGTTCCCGTTACTGA
- a CDS encoding DUF368 domain-containing protein, which produces MGTEPPATWKEAFLASPGPRSTREAAVLSLKGLCMGSADVIPGVSGGTIALITGIYERLILAIRSIDGEAVKRLVLLDPKGALARVHVRFLLPLFFGIALAVVSLARLMNYLLHHHPVETWSLFFGLIAASIIVVGRRVTGWIGYAGLSFAAGALAATVIVNLIPVATPEDLWFIFLSGVVAICAMILPGISGAFVLLILGKYEFITGTLKSPFVPENLLVILVFCGGCAAGLAGFSRVLNYLLRRFHNLTLALLTGLMAGSMQKIWPWKEALETRLIGGEPRVLRTRNLMPQGLDMELLTAVSLAVAGFVLVMVIERLSREKT; this is translated from the coding sequence ATGGGCACAGAGCCGCCCGCCACATGGAAAGAAGCCTTCCTGGCCAGCCCAGGGCCGCGATCCACCAGAGAGGCTGCCGTACTGTCTCTTAAGGGACTCTGCATGGGATCGGCAGACGTGATCCCGGGGGTTTCAGGCGGAACCATCGCCCTCATAACCGGGATCTACGAAAGACTGATTCTGGCTATCAGGTCGATCGACGGGGAGGCGGTCAAGAGGCTGGTCCTTCTCGATCCGAAGGGAGCCCTTGCCCGGGTTCATGTCAGGTTTCTTCTTCCCCTTTTTTTCGGTATCGCCCTTGCCGTGGTCAGCCTCGCCCGCCTCATGAACTATCTTCTCCATCATCACCCCGTGGAGACATGGAGCCTCTTTTTCGGTCTCATCGCCGCCTCGATCATCGTCGTGGGCAGGAGGGTGACCGGCTGGATCGGCTATGCCGGCCTGTCTTTTGCCGCAGGAGCGCTCGCCGCCACGGTCATCGTCAACCTGATACCGGTTGCCACCCCCGAGGATCTCTGGTTCATATTCCTCAGCGGGGTGGTGGCAATCTGCGCCATGATCCTGCCGGGCATAAGCGGTGCCTTTGTTCTCCTGATCCTCGGCAAGTACGAGTTCATTACCGGCACCCTCAAGAGCCCCTTCGTCCCGGAAAACCTCCTTGTCATCCTGGTCTTCTGCGGCGGATGTGCTGCGGGACTAGCCGGGTTTTCCAGGGTGCTCAACTACCTGCTCCGGCGGTTCCACAACCTCACCCTGGCATTACTGACGGGCTTGATGGCAGGTTCCATGCAGAAGATATGGCCCTGGAAGGAGGCCCTGGAGACCCGGCTCATCGGCGGAGAACCCCGCGTTCTGCGGACGCGGAACCTCATGCCTCAGGGCCTGGACATGGAGCTCTTGACGGCGGTCTCCCTGGCTGTTGCAGGCTTTGTCTTGGTGATGGTCATAGAGCGGCTGTCAAGAGAGAAGACCTGA